One Streptomyces sp. L2 genomic window carries:
- a CDS encoding type I polyketide synthase, whose amino-acid sequence MTDGPDRRRAAMTDGPAYGDGVAIVGIDCAFPLARDTDAYWELLLRGGDAIGEVPPERWDPAAFPAADGAARAGLDRGGFLDGADVFDNEFFSVPPREAAAMDPQQRLLLHCAWRAVEDSGVAPGALAGSGTGVYVGVMGGEWGRLHLGDYDRVTPQLGAGSSAGMTANRISYQLGFTGPSMAVDTACSSSLVAVHLGVGALLSGECDTVLAGGVNLVMSPALGLVYHQLGLAAADGRCKPFSLHADGIGRSEGVGLVVLRRLADAVADGQRVYAVIRGTAVNQDGRSNGITAPNRWSQEQVVATACKRARVEPREVAFVEAHGTGTALGDTIECAALGSLHAEGRDEPLAIGSVKGNLGHTEGAAGIAGLIKVALALHHRIVPASRFADRENPQLRLSQRGLRLLKSPLRLPPAPVVAGLSSFGMGGTNAHAVLGSAPRPAPRTTARRARPGAGVFTLTADTPAALIRNLTEQADAVARRPRTSAAALCRQSNRVKTGLPYRFSTAARDTEELAAALREAARGGLPEQVAHRPWSLPTVAFLFSGQGAQYPGMTAALHQDSHTYRQALDAADAALRPYTDTSVRDRLLSAGSGDDDAVAGELTQPALFAVEYALAATLTALGIRPAAVLGHSVGEFAAAVTAGVLTLDEAAHLVATRGRLMHALPAGGAMLSVQAGPDAVRQLLAEEPDAHLAALNGPRDTVLSGTAEALARIAETLREAQIRVRDLQAPLAFHSPMVRPALDRLRSAAAGTEPKPPEIPVFSTRYGRLLDPAERMDAAYWADQAESPVLFADALADLETVCAPTHLIEIGPRPQLLPLAGRAGLGPGVEFLHPAPGPEAGATDLAELVARLYRAGLDPDWERLYDPDSTAGSPEKLRGYSFSTAHRYWTAPARPDAEPAERPRPTATQPRPASAAPRASDPVSRDRDPVLAAVVDAVAEVGSYPLEQVVATARFYEDLGFDSVMIMQLKDRIEARLPHLGEVSVQQLLPALRSVGTLAQFLGGHLTEGVGA is encoded by the coding sequence ATGACGGACGGGCCGGACCGGCGGAGAGCGGCGATGACGGACGGGCCCGCTTACGGCGACGGCGTCGCGATCGTCGGGATCGACTGCGCCTTCCCGCTCGCGCGGGACACCGACGCCTACTGGGAACTGCTGCTGCGCGGCGGCGACGCGATCGGTGAGGTGCCCCCGGAGCGCTGGGACCCGGCCGCGTTCCCGGCCGCCGACGGCGCCGCCCGCGCCGGGCTCGACCGCGGCGGATTCCTGGACGGCGCCGACGTGTTCGACAACGAGTTCTTCTCCGTGCCGCCCCGCGAGGCCGCCGCCATGGACCCCCAGCAGCGGCTGCTGCTGCACTGCGCCTGGCGGGCCGTGGAGGACTCCGGCGTGGCCCCCGGCGCGCTGGCGGGCAGCGGCACCGGCGTCTACGTCGGCGTCATGGGCGGCGAGTGGGGCCGGCTGCACCTCGGCGACTACGACAGGGTCACCCCCCAGCTCGGCGCCGGCAGCAGCGCCGGCATGACCGCCAACCGGATCTCCTACCAACTGGGCTTCACCGGGCCCAGCATGGCCGTCGACACCGCCTGCTCCTCCTCGCTGGTCGCCGTGCACCTCGGCGTCGGCGCACTGCTGTCGGGGGAGTGCGACACCGTCCTCGCGGGCGGGGTCAACCTCGTGATGTCACCCGCGCTCGGGCTGGTCTACCACCAGCTGGGGCTGGCCGCGGCCGACGGGCGCTGCAAGCCGTTCAGCCTGCACGCCGACGGCATCGGGCGCAGCGAGGGCGTCGGCCTGGTCGTGCTGCGCCGGCTCGCCGACGCCGTCGCCGACGGGCAGCGGGTCTACGCCGTGATCCGGGGCACCGCCGTCAACCAGGACGGCCGCAGCAACGGCATCACCGCGCCCAACCGCTGGTCGCAGGAGCAGGTCGTGGCCACCGCCTGCAAACGCGCCCGGGTGGAGCCGCGCGAGGTGGCGTTCGTCGAGGCGCACGGCACCGGCACCGCGCTCGGCGACACCATCGAATGCGCCGCGCTGGGCAGTCTGCACGCGGAGGGCCGCGACGAACCCCTGGCGATCGGCTCGGTCAAGGGCAACCTCGGGCACACCGAGGGCGCGGCCGGGATCGCCGGGCTGATCAAGGTCGCCCTCGCGCTGCACCACCGGATCGTGCCCGCCAGCCGCTTCGCCGACCGCGAGAACCCGCAGCTCCGGCTCTCCCAGCGGGGCCTCAGGCTGCTGAAGTCGCCGCTCAGGCTGCCGCCGGCCCCGGTCGTGGCCGGGCTGTCCAGCTTCGGGATGGGCGGCACCAACGCGCACGCCGTCCTCGGCTCCGCGCCCCGGCCGGCCCCGCGCACGACGGCCCGCCGGGCCCGGCCCGGCGCCGGCGTGTTCACGCTCACCGCCGACACCCCGGCCGCCCTGATCCGCAACCTCACCGAGCAGGCGGACGCCGTCGCCCGCCGCCCGCGCACCTCCGCCGCCGCGCTGTGCCGGCAGAGCAACCGGGTCAAGACCGGTCTGCCGTACCGTTTCTCCACAGCCGCCCGGGACACCGAGGAGCTGGCGGCGGCGCTGCGCGAGGCGGCCCGGGGCGGGCTGCCCGAACAGGTCGCGCACCGCCCCTGGAGTCTGCCCACGGTGGCCTTCCTGTTCTCCGGGCAGGGCGCCCAGTATCCCGGCATGACCGCCGCGCTCCACCAGGACTCCCACACCTACCGGCAGGCTCTCGACGCGGCCGACGCGGCCCTGCGGCCGTACACCGACACCTCGGTGCGCGACCGGCTCCTGTCCGCCGGCTCCGGCGACGACGACGCCGTGGCCGGGGAGCTCACCCAGCCCGCCCTGTTCGCCGTCGAGTACGCCCTCGCCGCCACCCTGACCGCGCTCGGCATCCGGCCGGCCGCCGTCCTCGGGCACAGCGTCGGCGAGTTCGCGGCGGCCGTCACCGCCGGCGTGCTCACCCTGGACGAGGCCGCGCACCTGGTCGCCACCCGCGGCCGGCTCATGCACGCCCTGCCCGCCGGTGGCGCCATGCTCTCCGTACAGGCCGGCCCCGACGCCGTACGGCAGCTGCTCGCCGAGGAACCCGACGCGCACCTCGCCGCCCTCAACGGACCCCGCGACACCGTGCTGTCCGGCACCGCCGAGGCCCTCGCCCGGATCGCCGAGACCCTGCGCGAGGCCCAGATACGCGTCCGCGACCTCCAGGCGCCGCTCGCCTTCCACTCCCCGATGGTCCGCCCGGCCCTGGACCGGCTCCGCTCGGCCGCCGCCGGCACCGAGCCGAAGCCGCCCGAGATCCCCGTCTTCTCCACCCGCTACGGCCGGCTCCTCGACCCGGCCGAGCGCATGGACGCCGCGTACTGGGCCGACCAGGCCGAGTCCCCGGTGCTGTTCGCGGACGCGCTCGCCGACCTGGAGACCGTCTGCGCGCCCACCCATCTGATCGAGATCGGCCCGCGCCCGCAGCTGCTGCCGCTGGCCGGCCGCGCCGGACTCGGGCCGGGCGTGGAGTTCCTGCACCCGGCCCCGGGCCCGGAGGCCGGCGCCACCGACCTCGCCGAGCTGGTCGCCCGGCTGTACCGCGCCGGACTCGACCCCGACTGGGAGCGGCTGTACGACCCCGACAGCACCGCCGGCTCCCCCGAGAAACTGCGCGGCTACTCCTTCTCCACCGCCCACCGCTACTGGACGGCGCCGGCCCGGCCCGACGCCGAGCCGGCCGAGCGGCCCCGGCCCACCGCCACCCAGCCCCGGCCGGCGTCCGCCGCGCCCCGGGCGAGCGACCCGGTGTCCAGGGACCGCGATCCGGTGCTGGCCGCCGTCGTCGACGCCGTCGCGGAGGTGGGGTCGTACCCGCTGGAACAGGTCGTGGCCACCGCCCGCTTCTACGAGGACCTCGGCTTCGACTCCGTGATGATCATGCAGCTGAAGGACCGCATCGAGGCCCGGCTGCCGCACCTCGGCGAGGTCTCCGTGCAGCAACTGCTGCCCGCCCTGAGGTCGGTGGGCACCCTCGCCCAGTTCCTCGGCGGGCATCTCACCGAGGGGGTCGGGGCATGA
- a CDS encoding acyl carrier protein, which produces MNVPTHPQSLYTPDSAVPRGWLLDRVALYLGRDAETIDPTVPLAEYGMDSVCALSLCGDLEDEFGLMVEPTLLWDHPTVQALLAFLAVQAPAPGANGER; this is translated from the coding sequence ATGAACGTACCGACCCACCCGCAGTCCCTCTACACCCCCGACTCCGCCGTGCCGCGCGGCTGGCTCCTCGACCGGGTCGCGCTCTACCTGGGCCGGGACGCGGAGACCATCGACCCGACCGTGCCGCTGGCCGAGTACGGCATGGACTCGGTGTGCGCGCTGAGCCTGTGCGGCGACCTGGAGGACGAGTTCGGCCTGATGGTCGAGCCGACCCTGCTGTGGGACCACCCCACCGTGCAGGCCCTTCTCGCGTTCCTCGCCGTCCAGGCCCCCGCGCCCGGCGCGAACGGGGAGCGGTGA
- a CDS encoding acyl-CoA dehydrogenase family protein — protein MVTLTAAPVREAEAQRRVAAVEDLLGDPGDPANPCGYAALLDADRDAVRSVPGEDALDRAGMHREYVPVELGGRLTSMDTLVRVMRPVFRRDVGLGMGYGAMSFMAAADVWMAGTEDQQTALARQLLRGSRAAIAQLETAHSNDYVRSQVSARPAPGGGLLLSGRKPVINNLDRADALVLFARTDPAPGRRSHTAVLLDPTRFPEGRAELLRRHTSLGLRGCVFGGVDFDDCPVPADALLGPVGDGVPIAQRSFQITRTVISSMVLAAVDTSLRTAVAFDHEHRGGGWSTGGSDSQRTAATITGAFVNLLLYDALATVATRAIHVLPEQTSVYSAAVKYLLPRMLTETMYDLSIVLGAGLYTREGTLGIFQKHLRDVPMVTLGHAGTVACQGTIIPQLPRLARRSWFVEDEAPAALFRPRDPLPPFDPDRLALACGRDSLSATLLAVAAETPGTGAVERALRDLALTLVDEFRDLRARVLALGPEPGAAPFPLMDRYAHLLAAAAVLGVWRHNQDGSDPFLADPAWAAAALHRLARRLGAPAPDLPAECELRVRHEVQLRFSDRRSYDLYDTPLPG, from the coding sequence ATGGTGACCCTGACCGCCGCGCCCGTGCGCGAGGCCGAGGCGCAGCGCCGGGTGGCCGCCGTGGAGGACCTCCTCGGCGACCCCGGCGACCCGGCCAACCCGTGCGGCTACGCGGCCCTGCTGGACGCCGACCGGGACGCCGTGCGCAGCGTCCCCGGCGAGGACGCCCTCGACCGGGCCGGCATGCACCGCGAGTACGTGCCCGTCGAACTCGGCGGCCGGCTCACCTCCATGGACACCCTGGTCCGCGTCATGCGCCCGGTCTTCCGGCGGGACGTGGGCCTCGGCATGGGGTACGGCGCGATGTCCTTCATGGCCGCCGCCGACGTGTGGATGGCCGGCACCGAGGACCAGCAGACCGCCCTCGCCCGGCAGTTGCTGCGCGGCTCCCGCGCGGCCATCGCCCAGCTGGAGACCGCCCACAGCAACGACTACGTCCGCAGCCAGGTCTCCGCCCGGCCCGCGCCCGGCGGCGGGCTGCTGCTCAGCGGCCGCAAGCCCGTCATCAACAACCTCGACCGCGCGGACGCCCTGGTGCTGTTCGCCCGCACCGACCCCGCCCCCGGCCGGCGCAGCCACACCGCCGTCCTCCTGGACCCCACCCGGTTCCCGGAGGGCCGGGCCGAACTCCTGCGCCGGCACACCTCGCTGGGGCTGCGCGGCTGCGTCTTCGGCGGGGTCGACTTCGACGACTGCCCCGTCCCCGCCGACGCCCTGCTCGGGCCCGTCGGCGACGGCGTGCCGATCGCACAGCGCTCCTTCCAGATCACCCGCACCGTCATCTCCTCGATGGTGCTCGCCGCCGTCGACACCAGCCTGCGCACCGCCGTCGCCTTCGACCACGAACACCGCGGCGGCGGCTGGTCCACCGGCGGCTCCGACTCCCAGCGCACCGCCGCCACCATCACCGGCGCCTTCGTCAACCTGCTGCTCTACGACGCCCTCGCCACCGTCGCCACCCGGGCCATCCACGTCCTGCCGGAGCAGACCAGCGTCTACTCGGCCGCCGTGAAGTACCTGCTGCCGCGCATGCTGACCGAGACCATGTACGACCTGTCGATCGTCCTCGGCGCCGGCCTCTACACCCGCGAGGGCACCCTCGGCATCTTCCAGAAGCACCTGCGGGACGTGCCCATGGTCACCCTCGGGCACGCCGGGACCGTCGCCTGCCAGGGCACGATCATCCCCCAGCTGCCGCGCCTGGCCCGCCGCTCCTGGTTCGTCGAGGACGAGGCGCCCGCCGCACTGTTCCGGCCGCGCGACCCGCTGCCCCCGTTCGACCCGGACCGGCTGGCGCTCGCCTGCGGGCGGGACAGCCTCAGCGCCACCCTGCTCGCGGTGGCCGCCGAGACACCGGGGACCGGCGCCGTCGAACGGGCCCTGCGCGACCTGGCGCTGACCCTGGTCGACGAGTTCCGCGACCTGCGCGCCCGCGTCCTCGCCCTCGGCCCCGAACCCGGCGCCGCCCCGTTCCCGCTCATGGACCGCTACGCCCATCTGCTCGCCGCCGCCGCGGTGCTCGGCGTGTGGCGGCACAACCAGGACGGCTCCGATCCGTTCCTCGCCGACCCGGCCTGGGCGGCGGCCGCCCTGCACCGCCTGGCCCGCCGCCTCGGCGCCCCGGCGCCCGACCTGCCGGCCGAGTGCGAGCTGCGGGTCCGCCACGAAGTGCAGCTGCGCTTCAGCGACCGCCGCTCCTACGACCTCTACGACACCCCGCTGCCGGGATGA
- a CDS encoding fatty acyl-AMP ligase, with product MQLSRFATFTDLVRTRCAEFAGDDVHIQLRDTAAGPAAERLTYGELDRAGRRIARALRAHGMTGRPVLLMYPGSLEFLKAFTGCLYSGAVAVPAPLPEGNTKGRLGRSSAMLRDCGARVVLTDRASAPDVALWLATEGCADDVVCVASDALPDADEAWEPPATGPDDLAFLQYTSGSVSEPRGVMVTHRNLLANQAALQRVLDTTPADRFGGWLPLYHDMGLIAHLLHPLWLGSASVMMSPTAFIKRPVRWLQAIDEYGVTIGGGPNFCYDLALRRVTDAALARLDLSRWRLALNGAEPVRADTLDAFARRFAAAGLAAEAMYPCYGLAEATLVVSGGVRGEAFRRRDADAAALARDVVAPAEAGRESRTLVSSGRVTDFDVRIVDPVGYRELPEGAVGEIWLRGDSVAAGYYGKPEETEATFQGVLDTGEDGFLRTGDLGVLDDGQLYVTGRLKEVVILNGRNVYPQDVEYAVKALHPALAAGSGAAFSVEAGREQLVLVQEVRGEQLDGPRLRELAQRIQELIGKEFHVPAGNVLLVRPGTVRRTTSGKVQRTLMRREFLAGEVHGEYEVFDPAVRALARAGDVLLGEGLLQSTAGGGAW from the coding sequence ATGCAGTTGTCACGCTTCGCCACTTTCACCGACCTCGTCCGGACCCGGTGCGCCGAGTTCGCGGGCGATGACGTACACATCCAACTCCGCGACACCGCGGCCGGACCGGCCGCCGAGCGGCTGACCTACGGGGAACTGGACCGCGCCGGGCGCCGGATCGCCCGCGCGCTGCGCGCGCACGGCATGACCGGCCGGCCCGTGCTGCTGATGTACCCGGGGAGCCTTGAGTTCCTCAAGGCGTTCACCGGCTGCCTGTACAGCGGTGCCGTGGCCGTGCCCGCGCCGCTGCCCGAGGGCAACACCAAGGGACGCCTCGGGCGCAGCTCGGCGATGCTGCGGGACTGCGGTGCGCGGGTCGTGCTCACCGACCGGGCCAGCGCGCCGGACGTCGCCCTGTGGCTGGCGACCGAGGGCTGCGCCGACGACGTGGTGTGCGTCGCGAGCGACGCCCTGCCCGACGCCGACGAGGCCTGGGAGCCGCCCGCCACCGGCCCGGACGACCTGGCGTTCCTGCAGTACACCTCCGGCTCGGTGTCCGAGCCGCGCGGCGTGATGGTCACCCACCGCAACCTGCTCGCCAACCAGGCCGCCCTGCAACGGGTGCTGGACACCACGCCTGCCGACCGGTTCGGCGGCTGGCTGCCGCTCTACCACGACATGGGGCTCATCGCGCACCTGCTGCACCCGCTCTGGTTGGGCAGCGCCTCGGTGATGATGTCGCCGACCGCGTTCATCAAGCGCCCCGTGCGCTGGCTGCAGGCCATCGACGAGTACGGCGTCACCATCGGCGGCGGCCCCAACTTCTGCTACGACCTCGCCCTGCGCCGGGTCACGGACGCGGCGCTCGCGCGGCTGGACCTGTCCCGCTGGCGCCTCGCCCTCAACGGGGCCGAGCCGGTGCGCGCCGACACCCTCGACGCGTTCGCCCGCCGCTTCGCCGCCGCCGGCCTCGCCGCCGAGGCGATGTACCCGTGCTACGGGCTCGCCGAGGCCACCCTCGTCGTCTCCGGCGGCGTGCGCGGAGAGGCCTTCCGGCGCCGGGACGCGGACGCGGCCGCCCTCGCCCGGGACGTCGTCGCCCCCGCCGAAGCGGGCCGCGAGTCCCGCACCCTGGTCTCCAGCGGCCGCGTCACCGACTTCGACGTCCGCATCGTCGACCCCGTCGGCTACCGTGAACTGCCCGAGGGCGCCGTGGGGGAGATCTGGCTGCGCGGGGACAGTGTCGCCGCCGGGTACTACGGCAAGCCCGAGGAGACCGAGGCCACCTTCCAGGGCGTGCTGGACACCGGCGAGGACGGCTTCCTGCGCACCGGCGACCTCGGCGTCCTCGACGACGGGCAGCTGTACGTCACCGGGCGGCTGAAGGAAGTCGTCATCCTCAACGGGCGGAACGTCTACCCGCAGGACGTCGAGTACGCCGTGAAGGCCCTGCACCCCGCGCTCGCGGCGGGCAGCGGCGCCGCGTTCTCCGTCGAGGCCGGCCGCGAACAGCTCGTCCTCGTCCAGGAGGTGCGGGGCGAGCAGCTCGACGGACCCCGGCTGCGCGAACTCGCCCAGCGCATCCAGGAGCTGATCGGCAAGGAGTTCCACGTGCCCGCCGGGAACGTGCTCCTCGTCCGCCCCGGCACCGTCCGCCGCACCACCAGCGGAAAGGTCCAGCGCACCCTCATGCGGCGCGAGTTCCTCGCCGGCGAGGTGCACGGCGAGTACGAGGTGTTCGACCCGGCCGTCCGCGCGCTCGCCCGCGCCGGGGACGTCCTGCTCGGGGAGGGGCTGCTGCAGTCCACCGCCGGCGGTGGCGCATGGTGA
- a CDS encoding carotenoid oxygenase family protein yields the protein MTAPTPRHLAGNYAPVTEELTAHDLPVTGTLPPELNGWYVRNGPNPADAASGHWFFGDGMVHGLRIEDGRAASYRNRWVRTSTLTDGARMYDDQGRRDLTAGPANTHVVRHAGHTLALVETALPYELTPELDTKGVYDFGGRLHTAMTAHPKTCPATGELHFFGYGVLEPTHLTYHRADANGELAVSRPIEVPGATMLHDFCLTAEHIVFLDLPVVFDLDLAMAGGTMPYCWDDGYGARLGVLRRDDPYGEVRWFPVDPCYVFHSLNAYDAPDGGIVLHVMRYDEIWRRTEQGLTPPKDAVLWKWTVDPARGTVREEQVDDRPGEFPRVDDRLTGLAAAHGHITCDSTLVRYDLATGAATTHDFGPDRTPGEAAFAPADATPGGPGYLMTYVYDAATDRSDLVVLDAGDLAAGPVATVHLPARVPFGFHGNWLPD from the coding sequence ATGACCGCCCCCACCCCCCGCCATCTCGCCGGTAACTACGCCCCGGTCACCGAGGAACTCACCGCCCACGACCTGCCGGTGACCGGCACGCTCCCGCCCGAGCTGAACGGCTGGTACGTGCGCAACGGCCCCAACCCGGCCGACGCCGCCTCCGGACACTGGTTCTTCGGCGACGGGATGGTCCACGGCTTAAGGATCGAGGACGGCCGCGCGGCCTCGTACCGCAACCGGTGGGTGCGCACCAGCACCCTCACCGACGGGGCGCGGATGTACGACGACCAGGGGCGGCGCGACCTCACCGCGGGCCCGGCCAACACCCACGTCGTCCGGCACGCCGGCCACACCCTCGCCCTCGTCGAGACGGCCCTGCCCTACGAACTGACCCCCGAGCTGGACACGAAGGGCGTCTACGACTTCGGCGGCCGGCTGCACACCGCCATGACCGCCCACCCCAAGACCTGCCCGGCCACCGGCGAACTGCACTTCTTCGGCTACGGCGTCCTGGAGCCCACGCACCTCACCTACCACCGCGCCGACGCGAACGGCGAGTTGGCGGTCAGCCGGCCCATCGAGGTGCCCGGCGCGACCATGCTGCACGACTTCTGCCTCACCGCCGAGCACATCGTCTTCCTCGACCTGCCCGTCGTCTTCGACCTCGACCTCGCGATGGCCGGCGGCACCATGCCCTACTGCTGGGACGACGGCTACGGCGCCCGGCTGGGCGTGCTGCGCCGCGACGACCCCTACGGCGAGGTCCGCTGGTTCCCCGTCGACCCCTGCTACGTCTTCCACTCGCTGAACGCCTACGACGCCCCCGACGGCGGCATCGTGCTCCACGTCATGCGGTACGACGAGATCTGGCGGCGCACCGAACAGGGCCTCACGCCCCCCAAGGACGCCGTGCTGTGGAAGTGGACCGTCGACCCGGCGCGCGGCACCGTCCGCGAGGAGCAGGTCGACGACCGGCCCGGCGAGTTCCCCCGCGTCGACGACCGGCTCACCGGCCTCGCCGCCGCCCACGGCCACATCACCTGCGACAGCACCCTCGTCCGCTACGACCTGGCCACCGGCGCGGCCACCACCCACGACTTCGGGCCCGACCGCACCCCCGGCGAGGCCGCCTTCGCCCCCGCCGACGCCACACCCGGCGGCCCCGGCTACCTGATGACGTACGTGTACGACGCCGCCACCGACCGCAGTGACCTCGTCGTGCTGGACGCCGGCGACCTCGCCGCCGGCCCTGTCGCCACGGTGCACCTGCCGGCCCGCGTGCCGTTCGGCTTCCACGGCAACTGGCTGCCGGACTGA
- a CDS encoding PadR family transcriptional regulator encodes MSLRHALLGLLSERPASGYDLLKRFDTSLANVWPATQSQIYTELTKLAGTGLITVAAEGPRGRKEYALTEEGLTELRHWLTETKPQRTTRSDVLLRVFFLGVLEPEQGRAYLADLAGQSAEAYDELRALADSIDWDDDDLSVHGRIALEYGLRFHEMRREWAAWAAGQLK; translated from the coding sequence ATGAGCCTGAGACACGCACTCCTCGGCCTGCTCTCGGAGCGCCCCGCGAGCGGCTACGACCTGCTGAAACGCTTCGACACCTCGTTGGCGAACGTCTGGCCGGCGACCCAGAGCCAGATCTACACCGAGCTGACGAAACTGGCGGGCACCGGCCTGATCACGGTCGCCGCCGAGGGCCCGCGCGGCCGCAAGGAGTACGCCCTCACCGAGGAGGGCCTCACCGAACTGCGGCACTGGCTGACCGAGACCAAGCCCCAGCGGACCACCCGCAGCGACGTGCTGCTGCGCGTGTTCTTCCTCGGCGTCCTCGAACCCGAACAGGGCCGCGCCTACCTCGCCGACCTGGCCGGGCAGTCCGCCGAGGCGTACGACGAGCTGCGCGCCCTCGCCGACTCCATCGACTGGGACGACGACGACCTCTCGGTCCACGGCCGCATCGCCCTGGAGTACGGCCTGCGCTTCCACGAGATGCGCCGGGAGTGGGCGGCCTGGGCGGCGGGGCAGCTGAAGTAG
- a CDS encoding SpoIIE family protein phosphatase, with protein MDRRVLGTLPRRLRGVVSPVVPRRTARARLAWLNEASTSIGTTLDLRRTAQEVTDFCVPWLADAAAVDLLESVLLGEDGAHGTAGTAPAMRAMAVSCVAELCDLEPDPVGEPSTFEHNKLVYSVCVSERRAAVVNRMRRPDFERVAPTSSAAEQMRKAGVHSYLAVPLVARGVLLGIADFLRCGASPPFGRADVELATQLASKAAVSVDNARLYGREREHVVSLQRTLLPRAIPSTAGLHVTGCYAPADDPHGVGGDWFDVVALPGGRTALVVGDVMGHGLPAAATMGRLRTVARALLSLDIAPERVLARLDLAARDLEDDQVATCLCAVYDPATATYTLASAGHPPPLLVPEPGSAQYAPVPAGAPLGAGVIPYDAACLTVPARGRLVLYSDGLVKTRRSGEDIDEQLEGLRAAAAGLSGEDLDGCRLTRTVPNTGNRYDESVLLVAAGRPEPLGGDMRVWRLPPDGTAAGTARRLVTEQLRHWELEELADVSELVVSELIGNALRHGGAPGELRMLRHDRLMLEVSDRGPDLPQIQHATESDEGGRGLQLINMLCRRWGSCRIPEGKVVWVEQDLPNGRGAT; from the coding sequence ATGGACCGGCGTGTGCTGGGCACCCTGCCCCGGCGGCTGCGCGGCGTGGTGTCCCCGGTCGTCCCCCGGCGGACCGCCCGCGCCCGGCTGGCCTGGCTGAACGAGGCGTCCACCAGCATCGGCACCACGCTGGACCTGCGCCGCACCGCGCAGGAGGTCACCGACTTCTGCGTGCCCTGGCTGGCCGACGCGGCCGCCGTCGACCTGCTGGAGTCGGTGCTGCTCGGCGAGGACGGGGCGCACGGCACCGCCGGCACCGCGCCGGCCATGCGCGCGATGGCCGTGTCGTGCGTCGCCGAGCTGTGCGACCTGGAACCCGATCCGGTGGGCGAGCCCTCCACCTTCGAGCACAACAAGCTGGTCTACAGCGTCTGCGTGAGCGAGCGCAGGGCGGCCGTCGTGAACCGTATGCGGCGGCCGGACTTCGAGCGGGTCGCCCCGACGTCCAGCGCGGCCGAGCAGATGCGCAAGGCCGGCGTGCACAGCTACCTCGCCGTCCCGCTGGTCGCCCGCGGGGTGCTGCTCGGCATCGCCGACTTCCTGCGCTGCGGCGCCAGCCCGCCCTTCGGCCGTGCCGACGTGGAACTCGCCACCCAGCTCGCCTCCAAGGCCGCCGTCTCCGTGGACAACGCCCGCCTCTACGGCCGCGAGCGCGAACACGTCGTGTCGTTGCAGCGCACCCTGCTGCCCCGCGCCATCCCCAGCACCGCCGGCCTGCACGTCACCGGCTGCTACGCCCCGGCCGACGACCCGCACGGCGTCGGCGGCGACTGGTTCGACGTGGTCGCGCTGCCCGGCGGGCGCACCGCGCTCGTGGTCGGCGACGTGATGGGGCACGGGCTGCCCGCCGCCGCGACCATGGGGCGCCTGCGGACCGTGGCCCGTGCGCTGCTCAGCCTCGACATCGCGCCCGAGCGGGTGCTGGCCCGCCTCGACCTGGCCGCCCGCGACCTGGAGGACGACCAGGTCGCCACCTGTCTGTGCGCCGTCTACGACCCGGCGACCGCCACCTACACCCTGGCCAGCGCCGGCCATCCGCCGCCCCTGCTGGTCCCGGAGCCCGGCAGCGCACAGTACGCGCCGGTGCCGGCCGGGGCCCCGCTCGGCGCCGGCGTCATCCCGTACGACGCGGCCTGCCTGACCGTCCCGGCCCGCGGACGGCTCGTCCTCTACAGCGACGGGCTGGTGAAGACCCGCCGCAGCGGAGAGGACATCGACGAGCAGCTGGAGGGGCTGCGGGCCGCCGCCGCCGGGCTCTCCGGCGAGGACCTGGACGGCTGCCGGCTGACCCGGACCGTGCCGAACACCGGCAACCGCTACGACGAGTCCGTGCTGCTGGTCGCCGCGGGCCGGCCCGAGCCGCTCGGCGGCGACATGCGGGTCTGGCGGCTGCCCCCGGACGGCACCGCCGCCGGCACCGCCCGCCGCCTGGTCACCGAACAGCTCCGCCACTGGGAGCTGGAGGAACTGGCGGACGTCAGCGAGCTGGTCGTCAGCGAGCTCATCGGCAACGCGCTGCGGCACGGCGGCGCCCCCGGCGAACTGCGCATGCTGCGGCACGACCGGCTGATGCTGGAGGTCTCCGACCGCGGCCCGGACCTGCCGCAGATCCAGCACGCCACCGAGTCCGACGAGGGCGGCCGGGGCCTGCAGCTGATCAACATGCTGTGCCGGCGCTGGGGTTCGTGCCGCATCCCCGAGGGCAAGGTGGTCTGGGTCGAACAGGACCTCCCGAACGGCCGCGGCGCGACATGA